The sequence GTCCATCATTTGAACGGGCACCGCTCATGCGTCAATGGTACGACGCGATGGGGTTTTTCATGATGCATGGACAAGGAGAAGTGTTGATTGATGGAAAATGGATTCCTGCTGATGTTGGAGCTGAACCTGCCCGGCAAGCTGCAGCAGGGTTACCGATTACAAAACTTGGTGAAGAGTCGATTGGGTTGTGGTTGTTTCCGCTTCCCGGTACGATTATGAGTCGAGAGTCGATCCCCCTAGGTCTTGGTCTTGCATCTCAGGTATTGATGCGGCGGGTGGTTCCCAATTCAGTTGCTGGGATTAACATTGGTATCCTTGAGCAGATCGAACAAGGGAAAAAAATCATTGCAGATGCTGGTGGAGAACAGGCCTATGATGAAATGGCACGGAAGAAACGACGGCTTCGTGACCCAACTGTCCATCTGGAGAAGAAAAACGGAATTCTGTTTGGAGATGAATAAACAATGAGTGAAAAAAATATATCGTATGAGATGTCTCGAGGACGACGCTATGTGATCTTTATTGTTTTTTTGATGGCACTCGTCGCCATTATGGATCAGTATTTGTCGTTTATTGAAGCAACTATAATCCCTGATATTACCCATGAATACGGGGTTTCTGCCTCTGAATTTTCCTGGTGGGAGGCAATCTATTTTATTCCAACGTTTTTTATTTTTTTACTCAACGGGTTAACTGACATTATTGGAAGAAAATATGCGATATTGATTCTGATTTTACTGATGGGTTTTTCTTCACTTGCTGTTGTGGTTGCAACTCCTTCGTTTCATCTGTTTATGGTATGTCTTGGGATCATTACGTTTACCACGGTTTCAAATATGTGGACGATTCCAGTCAGTGAAGAAGCACCTGCTGAGAAACGAGCAAAAATGGTTGCTATCGTTTACGCAGTCAGTTTGATTCCGTTTGCTGCGATTTTACCGATTATGATCAATCGTCTCGGCCTTGGTTGGAAATGGATGTATGGAGTTATGTTCCTTTTCATGATCCCGGTCGTGATCTTATGGTTTTTTATGAAGGAAACGTATCGTTTTGAACAGGTACGAGAAGAACGCAGAAAAGGTATCAGAAAGAAACACCTCTATGGTTTAGGGATTATCAACAGAGCTGATGTGAAGTATATTGGTTTTTCAGCGGTTATTTGGATGTGTTGGCTGGTCATTTCCCTCATCGGAGGAAAGTGGATTGGATACTACTTCCGGGAGATCCATGGATACTCGGTTGAATCATGGTCAATGATTTTCCTTGGAATTCTGCTTTTAATGCTGGTCGGTAGTCTTGCCGGCGGATGGACGATGGATCGAATCGGACGGAAAAAAGGATTGCTGATCGGATGTAGCGGCCTTGGTTTGTTCATGGGGTTACTTGGATTTGTTCCTATAACGATTGCGCAGATTGTTGCGCCGGTGACTGGTTTCTTTATGGGATTTTCGTACATCTGGATTATCGTGTATATCCCTGAGATTTTCCCAACAGATCGACGGGGTGCCTGCATGGGATGGACGACGACGATCGCTCGGGTTTCGTATGTTGCTGGACCGATGTTTGCCGCCGTGTTGTTAACCATGTTTCCTACGATGGATTACTTTTGGATCTGCGCAGGGCTGGTCATGATCATTCCGATTGTCTTGGTTTTTGTATTTCATCCGTATGAAACGAAAACTAAAGAGCTTGAACGCATCGAAGTGGAACGAGTACACGGTTAATCTTTCAGATAATCGGACAAGAGATGC is a genomic window of Candidatus Thermoplasmatota archaeon containing:
- a CDS encoding MFS transporter, with translation MSEKNISYEMSRGRRYVIFIVFLMALVAIMDQYLSFIEATIIPDITHEYGVSASEFSWWEAIYFIPTFFIFLLNGLTDIIGRKYAILILILLMGFSSLAVVVATPSFHLFMVCLGIITFTTVSNMWTIPVSEEAPAEKRAKMVAIVYAVSLIPFAAILPIMINRLGLGWKWMYGVMFLFMIPVVILWFFMKETYRFEQVREERRKGIRKKHLYGLGIINRADVKYIGFSAVIWMCWLVISLIGGKWIGYYFREIHGYSVESWSMIFLGILLLMLVGSLAGGWTMDRIGRKKGLLIGCSGLGLFMGLLGFVPITIAQIVAPVTGFFMGFSYIWIIVYIPEIFPTDRRGACMGWTTTIARVSYVAGPMFAAVLLTMFPTMDYFWICAGLVMIIPIVLVFVFHPYETKTKELERIEVERVHG